In Magnolia sinica isolate HGM2019 chromosome 12, MsV1, whole genome shotgun sequence, a single genomic region encodes these proteins:
- the LOC131221935 gene encoding uncharacterized protein LOC131221935: MAPPGPYSGTSTLALVARASAFTFGLVYGSMKLSYLKAKAKSHQKAEAKGHH, from the exons ATGGCACCTCCAGGCCCTTATTCCGGCACTAGCACTCTCGCTCTG GTAGCTCGTGCTTCGGCCTTCACCTTCGGTCTCGTCTATGGAAGCATGAAGCTTTCCTATCTCAAG GCGAAGGCAAAGTCCCACCAAAAAGCTGAGGCAAAGGGCCATCATTAA